The Brachyspira aalborgi genome has a segment encoding these proteins:
- a CDS encoding BsaWI family type II restriction enzyme yields MTYKDIISVYENKKKIYKKDTYKYISKLLKEIKEIYRQDALSRGITDTEQSWRAFKGKNLEKLIEHIIKDEIEKLNLSIINGNILEHNKYSDNNELDLLKRNLAIDYGEFGMHLPDVDIIIYEPNKSKIIAVLSVKVTLRERIAQTGYWKLKLMNSNITKDIKVFFITLDEDDIFSKKPAKKGRAIVEVDTDGCYILTENEFEKSSKVKLFSEFINDLKKLT; encoded by the coding sequence ATGACATATAAAGATATAATATCGGTTTACGAAAATAAAAAGAAAATATATAAAAAAGATACTTATAAATATATTTCAAAATTATTAAAAGAGATTAAAGAAATTTACAGACAAGACGCTTTAAGTAGAGGAATAACTGATACGGAACAATCTTGGCGAGCTTTTAAAGGCAAAAATTTAGAAAAATTAATCGAACATATAATTAAAGACGAAATTGAAAAACTTAATTTATCTATAATAAACGGCAATATATTAGAGCATAATAAATATAGCGACAATAACGAATTAGATTTATTAAAAAGAAATTTAGCTATAGATTATGGCGAATTTGGAATGCATTTGCCCGATGTGGATATAATAATATACGAACCTAATAAAAGTAAAATAATAGCAGTTTTATCGGTTAAAGTCACTTTAAGAGAAAGAATCGCTCAAACGGGATATTGGAAACTTAAACTTATGAATTCTAATATAACTAAAGATATAAAAGTATTTTTTATTACGCTTGATGAAGACGATATATTTTCTAAAAAGCCCGCTAAAAAAGGACGAGCTATTGTAGAAGTCGATACGGACGGATGCTATATTCTTACAGAAAACGAATTTGAAAAAAGTAGCAAAGTAAAACTATTTTCTGAATTTATAAACGATTTAAAAAAGTTAACATAA
- a CDS encoding valine--tRNA ligase: MKHTLGGNYNPKNIEEKLYCFWKESGFFHAEIDKNKEPYSIVIPPPNVTGVLHMGHGLNNTLQDILIRFHRMLGKCVLWMPGTDHAGIATQNVVERRLKKEGKNKYDLGREDFVKLTWEVANEHHSIIIKQLEKIGCSCDWQRERFTLDEGLSNAVREVFVELYNQGLIYRGKYLINYCPSCGTALANDEVDHEEVAGALYHVKYKIEGKDEYIEVATTRPETILADVAIAVHPEDERYSHLNENTILILPIVGRKLKLIKDAYVDKDFGTGALKITPAHDPNDFAIAQRHNLEIINILNPDGTFNENTPKNYQGKTVKEARDLIIKELESLGAFLGKENIKHQVGHCYRCHNTVEPYYSDQWFVKMKPLAEEAYKVVNNGQIKIYPERWINTYNHWMKDIRDWCISRQLWWGHRIPVWYCEDCSEMIVSKTDINECPKCKSKNIKQDEDVLDTWFSSWLWAFSTFGWPKDNEELKYFYPTSALVTGYDILFFWVARMIMAGTHFMKDIPFKDIYLNGLIRDKIGRKMSKSLGNGIDPIEIIDEHGADAFRFTLSFITSLGGQDIWLDKELFKMGGKFANKIYNSAKYIFGNIEDGEKIKNIDEFELENKDKWILSRLQKAIESTERKLKEYRFDEASQTVYKFYWNEFCDWYIEISKFDLKDNSKREKTLSLLLYILEESIAMIHPFMPFLTEEIYFNLPKRNIESKSLMIREYPKAKNKYIFEDIEKEFDLIKDIVSAIRNSRSLFNLPPNKKLEVVLRYANDYFKTVSENYKNIISSLSLTESLNIVSAKENERNKGSFVKVFEGGEINVNLIGIIDFEAEKKRLEKEAFAYKKDLDAVNKKLSNENFINKAKQEAIETEKRKQKEFEDKLKGINEVLSSF; this comes from the coding sequence ATGAAACATACTTTAGGAGGGAATTATAATCCTAAAAATATTGAAGAAAAATTATATTGCTTTTGGAAAGAGAGCGGATTTTTTCATGCCGAAATTGATAAAAATAAAGAGCCTTATTCTATAGTCATACCTCCTCCAAATGTCACGGGCGTTTTGCATATGGGACATGGATTAAATAATACTTTGCAAGATATATTAATTAGATTTCATAGAATGCTTGGAAAATGCGTTTTATGGATGCCAGGAACCGACCATGCGGGAATTGCCACTCAAAATGTAGTGGAAAGAAGATTAAAAAAAGAAGGAAAAAATAAATATGATTTGGGAAGAGAGGATTTCGTTAAATTAACTTGGGAAGTTGCAAACGAGCATCATTCGATAATAATTAAACAGCTTGAAAAAATAGGTTGCTCATGCGATTGGCAGAGAGAGAGATTTACTTTAGACGAAGGATTAAGCAATGCGGTTAGAGAGGTTTTTGTAGAGCTTTATAATCAAGGTTTAATTTATAGAGGAAAATATTTAATAAATTATTGTCCAAGTTGCGGCACGGCTTTAGCCAATGACGAAGTTGACCATGAAGAAGTTGCGGGCGCTTTGTATCATGTAAAATATAAAATCGAAGGAAAAGACGAATATATTGAAGTGGCAACGACTCGTCCTGAAACAATACTTGCCGATGTGGCGATTGCAGTTCATCCCGAAGATGAAAGATATTCTCATTTAAATGAAAATACAATTTTAATACTTCCGATAGTCGGCAGAAAATTAAAACTCATTAAAGACGCTTATGTCGATAAAGATTTTGGAACGGGCGCTTTGAAAATAACTCCCGCTCATGACCCAAACGACTTTGCAATAGCGCAGAGGCATAATTTAGAAATAATAAATATTCTTAATCCCGATGGAACATTTAACGAAAATACTCCAAAAAATTATCAAGGTAAAACGGTTAAAGAAGCGAGAGATTTAATAATAAAAGAATTAGAAAGTTTAGGCGCATTTTTAGGAAAAGAAAATATAAAGCATCAAGTCGGACATTGTTATAGATGCCATAATACAGTCGAGCCTTATTATAGCGACCAATGGTTTGTAAAAATGAAGCCTTTAGCCGAAGAAGCCTATAAAGTCGTTAATAACGGACAAATAAAAATTTATCCAGAAAGATGGATTAACACTTATAACCATTGGATGAAAGATATAAGAGATTGGTGCATAAGCAGGCAATTATGGTGGGGACATAGAATTCCCGTTTGGTATTGCGAAGATTGCAGCGAGATGATTGTATCGAAAACCGATATTAACGAATGCCCTAAATGTAAAAGTAAAAATATTAAGCAAGACGAAGATGTTTTGGATACTTGGTTTTCTTCTTGGCTATGGGCTTTTTCAACTTTCGGTTGGCCAAAAGATAATGAAGAATTAAAATATTTTTATCCAACATCCGCTTTAGTGACAGGATACGATATATTATTTTTTTGGGTTGCAAGAATGATAATGGCTGGAACTCATTTTATGAAAGATATTCCGTTTAAAGATATTTATCTTAACGGTTTGATTAGAGATAAAATAGGAAGGAAAATGTCTAAAAGTTTAGGAAACGGAATCGACCCGATTGAAATAATTGACGAACATGGAGCGGACGCTTTTAGATTTACTTTATCTTTTATAACTTCTTTAGGCGGGCAAGATATTTGGCTTGATAAAGAACTTTTTAAAATGGGAGGAAAGTTTGCAAATAAAATATACAATAGCGCAAAATATATATTTGGAAATATCGAAGACGGAGAGAAAATAAAAAATATTGACGAATTTGAACTTGAAAATAAAGACAAATGGATTTTATCTCGTCTTCAAAAAGCTATAGAATCTACGGAAAGAAAATTAAAAGAATATAGATTTGACGAAGCCTCTCAAACGGTTTATAAATTCTATTGGAACGAATTTTGCGATTGGTATATTGAGATAAGCAAATTCGACTTAAAAGATAATTCAAAAAGAGAAAAAACTTTATCTTTGCTTTTGTATATTTTAGAAGAATCAATTGCAATGATTCATCCTTTCATGCCTTTTTTAACCGAAGAGATTTATTTTAATTTGCCAAAAAGAAATATAGAATCAAAATCTTTAATGATAAGAGAATATCCTAAAGCGAAAAATAAATATATATTTGAAGATATTGAAAAAGAATTTGATTTGATAAAAGATATAGTTTCTGCAATAAGAAATTCTCGCTCTTTATTCAATTTGCCTCCAAATAAAAAATTAGAAGTTGTATTAAGATACGCAAACGATTATTTTAAAACTGTAAGCGAAAATTATAAAAATATAATCTCCTCTCTTTCTTTAACAGAATCTTTAAATATAGTTTCCGCAAAAGAAAACGAAAGGAATAAAGGAAGTTTTGTCAAAGTATTTGAAGGCGGCGAGATTAATGTTAACTTGATTGGAATAATAGATTTTGAAGCCGAAAAAAAGCGACTTGAAAAAGAAGCGTTCGCTTATAAAAAAGATTTGGACGCCGTTAATAAAAAACTTTCAAATGAAAATTTTATTAATAAAGCCAAACAAGAAGCGATTGAAACTGAAAAACGAAAACAAAAAGAATTTGAAGATAAATTAAAAGGCATAAACGAAGTTTTGTCTTCTTTTTAA
- a CDS encoding sugar ABC transporter ATP-binding protein: MEQDIILSLDNIVKKYSGILALDNVSLDIRRGEIHALMGENGAGKSTLIKTIAGAIQPDAGTINIDGKQFKYMTPQLSEKMGIATIYQEFNLVDELSAAENIFLGKKLSKGIFINKKLMHEKSKEVFEQLNIDINPDKLVKNLTVGYQQMVEIAKAVIQNAKVLIMDEPSAPLTVVEIESMFKLIDELNKRKVSIIYISHRLDEIFRISNRVTVMRDGKKISTLNTKDTNVEELISLMVGRKMSETFPKRETHNSNDILLEVKNLSGNGIKNISFKLKKGEILGFAGLIGSGRTELMELIFGAKKIKEGEIFFNGKRFIPKNPKYCINNGIVLAPEDRKRLGALITRSVKENISISCIEKISKFLFINDKEDKNISNSFIENLKIKASGINQIVKNLSGGNQQKVVISKCLSVNPDLIILDEPTRGIDVGAKYEIYKLINELILNGKTIIMISSEMEELIGMSDRIIVLFEGSMVGEIPKEKFSQNLIMSYAAAID, translated from the coding sequence ATGGAACAAGATATAATATTAAGTTTAGATAATATTGTTAAAAAATATTCTGGCATTTTGGCTTTAGATAATGTATCGTTAGATATTAGAAGAGGCGAAATACATGCTTTAATGGGAGAAAACGGAGCTGGAAAATCTACTTTAATTAAAACTATAGCGGGAGCAATACAGCCTGACGCTGGAACTATTAATATAGACGGCAAACAGTTTAAATATATGACGCCTCAACTTTCGGAAAAAATGGGAATAGCGACTATTTATCAAGAATTTAATTTAGTTGATGAATTATCTGCTGCAGAAAATATATTTTTAGGCAAAAAACTTTCAAAAGGTATATTTATAAATAAAAAACTAATGCATGAAAAATCTAAAGAAGTTTTTGAACAATTAAATATAGATATAAATCCCGATAAACTTGTTAAAAACCTTACCGTAGGATATCAACAAATGGTAGAGATAGCAAAAGCCGTAATACAGAACGCTAAAGTTCTTATTATGGACGAACCTTCCGCTCCCTTAACGGTTGTCGAGATTGAATCTATGTTTAAATTAATTGACGAACTTAACAAAAGAAAAGTTTCAATAATTTATATTTCTCATAGATTGGATGAAATTTTTAGAATATCAAATAGAGTTACAGTCATGAGAGACGGTAAAAAAATATCGACTTTAAACACTAAAGATACAAATGTTGAAGAACTTATATCTTTAATGGTTGGCAGAAAAATGTCAGAAACATTTCCTAAAAGAGAAACTCATAATTCTAACGACATATTATTGGAAGTTAAAAATCTATCTGGAAATGGAATAAAAAATATTTCTTTTAAACTTAAAAAAGGAGAAATATTAGGGTTTGCAGGTTTAATAGGCTCTGGAAGAACGGAATTAATGGAGTTAATTTTTGGAGCAAAAAAGATAAAAGAAGGAGAAATATTCTTTAACGGTAAAAGATTTATTCCTAAAAATCCAAAATATTGCATAAATAATGGTATAGTTTTAGCGCCTGAAGATAGAAAAAGATTAGGAGCTTTGATAACAAGAAGCGTAAAAGAAAATATAAGTATATCTTGCATAGAAAAAATATCAAAATTTTTATTTATAAACGATAAAGAAGATAAAAATATATCTAATAGCTTTATAGAGAATTTAAAAATAAAAGCTTCGGGAATAAATCAAATTGTAAAAAATTTAAGCGGAGGCAATCAGCAAAAAGTCGTTATATCAAAATGTTTATCCGTAAATCCCGATTTGATTATATTGGATGAACCTACAAGAGGCATTGATGTCGGAGCTAAATATGAGATTTACAAATTAATAAACGAATTAATATTAAACGGTAAAACTATCATTATGATATCTTCCGAAATGGAAGAGCTAATAGGAATGTCCGATAGAATAATAGTTTTATTTGAAGGCAGTATGGTTGGAGAGATACCTAAAGAAAAATTTTCTCAAAATTTAATAATGAGCTATGCGGCGGCAATCGATTAA
- a CDS encoding ABC transporter permease: protein MNKKINLKDKINEYAIYVVLILLFLFFSIASPSFINANNLINVVRQISMLGIASVGMTFALLVGGIDLSIGSQMSMVAVICSIMMTKGNINPCIASILCIILTSAVGFFNGIIISKIKMPPLIVTLSTMIIIEGVAFIISKGIPIFGFPQGFSVLGQGYIGIIPIPVIIMIVILIIGAVILNKTYIGRYFYSIGGNEEASRLSGIDVDKIKCLAYTLSGLFAGIAGVILLSRTNSGQPTMGKGFEFDVLTAVVLGGVSVNGGVGKISNVISGILIIGVLNNGLVLMGMNTYVQSVIKGIVLLIAVAFDFIQRSKKK, encoded by the coding sequence ATGAATAAAAAAATAAACTTAAAAGATAAAATTAACGAATACGCTATTTATGTGGTATTGATACTGCTATTCTTATTTTTCTCTATAGCGTCCCCGTCTTTTATAAACGCTAATAATCTAATTAATGTAGTTAGACAAATATCAATGCTTGGAATAGCTTCAGTCGGTATGACTTTTGCTTTACTTGTCGGAGGCATTGATTTATCAATTGGTTCTCAAATGTCAATGGTAGCCGTAATTTGTTCTATAATGATGACGAAAGGAAACATAAATCCATGTATAGCTTCTATATTATGCATAATTTTGACTTCTGCAGTTGGTTTCTTTAATGGAATAATAATTTCTAAAATAAAAATGCCACCTTTAATAGTAACTTTATCCACTATGATAATAATCGAAGGCGTAGCTTTTATAATTTCTAAAGGCATACCAATTTTCGGATTTCCTCAAGGTTTTTCAGTTTTGGGACAAGGATATATAGGTATAATACCGATACCAGTAATAATTATGATAGTAATTCTTATAATTGGAGCTGTAATTTTAAATAAAACTTACATTGGAAGATATTTTTATTCAATAGGCGGAAATGAAGAAGCCTCTCGTTTATCGGGAATAGATGTGGATAAAATAAAATGTTTAGCATACACATTATCGGGATTATTTGCTGGTATAGCTGGCGTAATATTATTAAGCAGAACTAATTCTGGACAGCCTACAATGGGTAAAGGATTTGAATTTGATGTTTTAACCGCCGTAGTTTTGGGAGGCGTAAGCGTTAATGGAGGAGTAGGAAAAATATCAAATGTTATTTCTGGTATATTGATAATTGGAGTATTAAATAACGGATTAGTTCTAATGGGTATGAATACTTATGTTCAATCGGTAATTAAAGGAATAGTTTTATTAATAGCCGTAGCGTTCGATTTTATACAAAGAAGCAAGAAAAAATAA
- a CDS encoding DNA methyltransferase, whose amino-acid sequence MTTVINQKLLEKSEIFKIKDFSSIDIDYSWSFSDKTIKDTAYITHNYYTYPAKFIPQLVSRLINTYTNKYDIVVDPFMGSGTTIVESLINNRYAFGVDINEIAYLISKVKTTPIDIKLLEKEYNILLSKFMDNKNLNDLIEKSKNIIPNNERIDYWFKPKQKQDLSIILYCISEIYNIDIRDFYLVAFAQILKTVSIWLQKSIKPTRDFNKKDKDVYSLFLTQAKKMIKRHNLYNLTIDKKIFENINKYRNIICGDSRTLPFENEQSDFIVTSPPYVTSYEYADLHQLPSLWFGYLNNLNDFRKKFIGSGCKRETEDINDNDLKSKIAINILKNFKYKSKKYAEIKNYYLDMLESFIEMKRILKPKGKAAIVIGNTQFKNIDILNAEVFCEQMNNIGFKTYSIIHREIPSKMLPSTRDSITGRFANVSLGDKLVYPTEYILIMERL is encoded by the coding sequence TTGACAACGGTAATTAATCAAAAGCTATTAGAAAAAAGCGAAATATTTAAAATAAAAGATTTTAGTTCTATAGATATAGATTATTCTTGGTCTTTTTCTGATAAAACTATAAAAGATACTGCATATATTACGCATAATTATTATACATATCCCGCTAAATTTATACCGCAATTAGTATCAAGATTAATAAATACATATACAAATAAATACGACATTGTTGTAGACCCTTTTATGGGAAGCGGAACTACTATAGTAGAGAGCCTTATAAATAATAGATATGCATTCGGAGTCGATATAAATGAAATAGCATATTTAATTTCAAAAGTAAAAACTACTCCGATTGACATTAAATTATTAGAGAAAGAATATAATATATTATTAAGTAAATTTATGGATAATAAAAATTTAAATGATTTAATTGAAAAATCTAAAAATATTATTCCTAATAACGAAAGAATAGATTATTGGTTTAAACCTAAACAAAAACAAGATTTATCTATTATACTTTATTGCATATCTGAAATATATAATATTGATATAAGAGATTTTTATTTAGTAGCTTTCGCTCAAATATTAAAAACGGTTTCTATATGGCTACAGAAAAGCATAAAGCCTACAAGAGACTTTAATAAAAAAGATAAAGATGTTTATTCGTTATTTTTAACTCAAGCTAAAAAAATGATAAAAAGACATAATTTATATAATTTGACTATCGATAAAAAAATATTTGAAAATATTAATAAATATAGAAATATTATCTGCGGAGATTCTCGAACTCTTCCTTTTGAAAATGAACAATCCGATTTTATAGTTACAAGCCCGCCTTATGTGACAAGTTATGAATATGCAGACTTGCATCAACTACCTTCATTATGGTTTGGATATTTAAATAATTTAAATGATTTTAGAAAAAAATTTATAGGCAGCGGTTGTAAAAGAGAAACGGAAGATATTAACGATAACGATTTAAAAAGCAAGATAGCGATAAATATATTAAAAAATTTTAAATATAAATCTAAAAAATACGCGGAAATAAAAAATTATTATTTAGATATGCTTGAAAGTTTTATTGAGATGAAAAGAATTTTAAAACCTAAAGGAAAGGCGGCAATAGTTATAGGCAATACTCAATTTAAAAATATAGATATTTTAAATGCGGAAGTTTTTTGCGAACAAATGAATAATATAGGTTTTAAAACTTATTCTATTATACATAGAGAGATACCTTCAAAAATGCTACCTTCTACAAGAGATTCTATTACGGGAAGATTTGCCAATGTTTCTTTAGGAGATAAATTAGTTTACCCTACAGAATATATTTTAATTATGGAGAGATTATGA
- a CDS encoding sugar ABC transporter substrate-binding protein translates to MRKILITLFITCLTVISISCSGSKNKSNAKKISMAFTVQDLTNPVWGATAENLKVICANNNVDLTVVDCQGNSANQITQMENFIQKGLNVIAIHPAEINSLAPIMQKARDNGIKVFCWDEDTDNADVSWLIDNFEFGKAIGTEAGKWINEKLGGQTDVAIVEYSVYPNLIKRADGIVAGIKELSPNARIVVRDSAINAAEGMPLAESFLQSNPNIKVIASIGDGAAIGANEAVKAAGKATPDFGIFAADATDEACDKISKSNEPFRASVSLGTPKQLAESVFDICMKLVNNEDIDSKIYRQFKVINEENVQDYMAGKI, encoded by the coding sequence ATGCGAAAAATATTAATAACATTATTTATCACTTGCCTAACCGTGATTTCTATATCATGCTCTGGCAGTAAAAACAAATCTAACGCCAAAAAAATATCTATGGCATTTACAGTGCAGGATTTAACTAATCCTGTTTGGGGAGCTACGGCAGAAAACTTAAAGGTTATTTGCGCTAATAATAATGTCGATTTGACTGTGGTAGACTGTCAGGGTAATTCGGCAAATCAAATTACTCAAATGGAAAATTTTATCCAAAAAGGCTTGAATGTTATTGCAATCCATCCTGCAGAAATTAATTCGTTAGCTCCAATAATGCAAAAAGCTAGAGACAACGGAATAAAAGTATTTTGCTGGGATGAGGATACCGACAACGCCGATGTGTCTTGGCTTATAGACAATTTTGAATTTGGAAAAGCTATAGGAACGGAAGCTGGAAAATGGATAAATGAAAAATTAGGCGGACAAACGGATGTCGCTATCGTTGAATATTCAGTTTATCCAAATTTAATTAAAAGAGCTGACGGAATAGTTGCGGGCATTAAAGAATTGTCTCCAAATGCAAGAATAGTAGTCAGAGATAGCGCTATAAACGCGGCTGAAGGCATGCCTCTTGCAGAATCTTTTTTGCAGTCCAATCCTAATATAAAAGTCATAGCGAGCATAGGAGACGGAGCGGCAATAGGAGCAAACGAAGCCGTTAAAGCCGCTGGCAAAGCTACTCCAGATTTTGGAATATTTGCCGCGGACGCTACCGACGAAGCTTGCGATAAAATCTCTAAATCAAATGAGCCTTTTAGAGCTTCCGTTTCACTAGGAACTCCAAAACAACTTGCCGAATCAGTTTTTGATATATGCATGAAACTTGTTAACAACGAAGATATAGATAGTAAAATTTATAGACAATTTAAAGTAATAAACGAAGAAAATGTGCAAGATTATATGGCAGGAAAAATATAA
- a CDS encoding ROK family protein, with the protein MLYKKSNNIEIKKINKNTIYKYILEKEKISKHDIAIGLDMSMPTVLQNIKEFLNQNLIKEVGEFQSSGGRKAKAISIISDARLSIGIDITKNHVSLVLVDLAGKVIKHIRLKNTFSYDENYFLWFNKSINDFTEGIDKNKILGAGVSIPGIIDKSATDIANSYVLGFGKVPFTDFTKYIPFECIFINDANAAGFAEARYLENNSLYLSLSNSVGGAIIFAKQLYNGDNIRSGEFGHMRIVPNGIKCYCGKIGCLDSYCKANLLSDLTNGKLGDFFKELEEGNEDFLKIWENYLYYLAIAVNNLRMAFDCDVIIGGYVGGYFENYIDDFRKRVAELNTFETNGNYVKVCKHHFEAAALGAALQHIYAFIDKI; encoded by the coding sequence ATGTTATACAAAAAAAGCAATAATATTGAAATTAAAAAGATTAATAAAAACACTATTTACAAATATATTCTTGAAAAAGAAAAAATTTCTAAACATGATATAGCTATAGGTTTAGATATGAGTATGCCTACGGTTTTGCAAAATATTAAAGAGTTTCTTAACCAAAATCTTATAAAAGAAGTCGGAGAATTTCAATCTAGCGGAGGCAGAAAGGCTAAAGCTATTTCAATAATATCTGACGCGAGATTATCAATCGGAATAGATATAACTAAAAATCATGTTAGTTTAGTTTTGGTTGACCTTGCGGGAAAAGTTATAAAACATATAAGATTAAAAAATACTTTTTCTTACGATGAAAATTATTTTTTATGGTTTAATAAATCTATTAACGATTTTACGGAAGGAATCGATAAAAACAAAATTCTCGGAGCTGGCGTATCGATACCCGGAATAATTGATAAATCTGCAACCGATATAGCAAACTCTTATGTTTTGGGATTTGGAAAAGTTCCATTTACTGATTTTACAAAATATATACCGTTTGAATGCATATTTATTAACGATGCAAACGCAGCTGGATTTGCGGAAGCAAGATATCTTGAAAATAATTCTCTTTATTTATCTTTAAGCAATAGCGTTGGCGGCGCTATAATATTTGCAAAACAATTATATAACGGAGACAATATAAGAAGCGGAGAGTTTGGACATATGCGTATAGTTCCAAACGGCATTAAATGTTATTGCGGAAAAATCGGATGTTTAGATTCTTATTGCAAAGCTAATTTGCTTTCGGATTTGACAAACGGAAAACTTGGAGATTTTTTCAAAGAACTTGAAGAAGGAAATGAAGACTTCTTAAAAATATGGGAAAATTATTTATATTATTTGGCAATAGCGGTTAATAATTTGAGAATGGCTTTCGATTGCGATGTTATAATTGGCGGTTATGTAGGCGGATATTTTGAAAATTATATTGACGATTTTAGAAAAAGAGTCGCAGAATTAAATACTTTTGAAACAAACGGAAATTATGTAAAAGTTTGTAAGCATCATTTTGAAGCAGCAGCATTAGGCGCAGCTTTACAGCATATTTACGCTTTCATTGATAAAATATAA
- a CDS encoding NAD(P)-dependent alcohol dehydrogenase — MKGMMKTAVMTALNKIEFTEREIPKPKDNEVLVKLEYIGVCGSDLHYYEHGAIGNFIVKTPFVLGHECAGTVVEIGSKVKELKVGDRVALEPGKTCGECEFCRKGKYNLCKDVIFFATPPVDGVFQEYVAHPENLSFKLPDKLSTMEGALIEPLSVGMHAAMQGKAKIGEIAFVTGAGCIGLCSMLSLKACGISKVYVIDVMKKRLDKALELGAAGVIDASKEDVVKKAYEFTNGKGSDLTIETAGVESITNQAIEFAKKGSTIVLVGYSKTGMINMNVGMALDKELTFKTVFRYRHIFPLSIDAVESGAINIKNIVTNTYDFKDLQKAMDDSVKDKANIVKTVIKM, encoded by the coding sequence ATGAAAGGAATGATGAAAACCGCCGTTATGACGGCTCTTAATAAAATTGAATTTACCGAAAGAGAAATACCGAAACCTAAAGATAATGAAGTATTGGTAAAACTCGAATATATCGGAGTTTGCGGTTCGGATTTGCATTATTACGAACATGGAGCTATAGGAAATTTTATAGTTAAAACTCCTTTTGTCCTAGGGCATGAATGCGCAGGAACTGTAGTCGAAATCGGAAGCAAGGTAAAAGAATTAAAGGTTGGAGACAGAGTGGCTTTAGAGCCAGGAAAAACATGCGGAGAATGTGAGTTTTGCAGAAAGGGAAAATATAATTTATGCAAAGATGTAATATTTTTCGCAACGCCTCCAGTAGATGGAGTATTTCAAGAATATGTCGCTCATCCTGAAAATTTATCATTTAAACTTCCTGATAAATTATCGACTATGGAAGGCGCTTTAATAGAGCCTTTATCCGTAGGAATGCATGCGGCTATGCAAGGAAAAGCCAAAATAGGAGAAATTGCATTTGTAACGGGAGCGGGATGCATAGGTTTATGTTCGATGCTTTCTTTAAAAGCTTGCGGAATATCAAAAGTTTATGTTATAGATGTAATGAAAAAGAGATTGGATAAGGCTTTGGAATTAGGAGCTGCTGGAGTTATAGACGCCTCTAAAGAGGATGTGGTAAAAAAAGCTTATGAGTTTACTAACGGAAAAGGAAGCGATTTAACAATAGAAACTGCAGGGGTTGAAAGTATTACAAATCAGGCTATAGAATTCGCTAAAAAAGGTTCTACTATAGTTTTGGTTGGATATAGTAAAACGGGAATGATTAATATGAATGTCGGAATGGCTTTGGATAAAGAATTAACTTTCAAAACCGTATTTAGATATAGACATATATTCCCTTTATCTATAGACGCAGTAGAAAGCGGCGCTATAAATATTAAAAATATCGTTACAAATACTTATGATTTTAAAGATTTACAAAAGGCGATGGACGATAGCGTGAAAGATAAAGCCAATATAGTAAAGACTGTTATTAAAATGTAA